A part of Aspergillus flavus chromosome 5, complete sequence genomic DNA contains:
- a CDS encoding autophagy-related protein 18: MAMNFVTFNQDYSYLAVATAKGFRIFTTDPFAKSYETKEGNIAIIEMLFSTSLVALILSPRRLQITNTKRQSTICELTFPTTVLAVKLNRKRLVIVLEDQIYLYDIQTMKLLYTIETSPNPSAICALSPSSDNCYLAYPLPHKAPPTSFTPPSHAPPGNTHISPTSGEVLIFDTLKLEAINVIEAHRSPLACITLNSDGTLIATASDKGTIIRVFSVPDGHKLYQFRRGSIPSRIYSMSFNTTSTLLCVSSSTETIHLFKLSQGQSSESSLPSPSAPQRSMSQSSLSNSPDEDETSGDKDSSEFHSRKHNGTLMGMLRRTSQTVGSSFAAKVGGYLPKGVSEMWEPARDFAWIKLPKSNPGPGGNGNTGPLRSVVAMSNNTPQVMVVTSDGNFYVFSIDLSKGGEGTLTKQYSVLDANDRLGYSVTDY; the protein is encoded by the exons ATGGCGATGAACTTCGTGACATTCAACCAGGACTACAGCTACTTGGCTGTGG CGACTGCCAAGGGGTTTCGCATATTCACAACAGACCCTTTCGCCAAGAGCTATGAGACCAAGGAAGGGAACATTGCTATAATCGAGATGCTGTTTTCGACATCTTTGGTCGCGTTGATTCTCTCACCACGTCGCCTGCAAATCACTAATACAAAG CGCCAATCTACAATATGCGAGTTAACGTTTCCCACCACTGTCCTAGCGGTTAAACTGAACCGGAAACGGCTCGTCATCGTTCTAGAAGACCAGATCTATCTCTATGACATCCAGACCATGAAGCTGCTATATACCATCGAGACATCTCCAAATCCTAGTG CAATCTGTGCTCTGTCTCCCTCCTCCGATAATTGCTATCTCGCATACCCTCTTCCACATAAAGCTCCGCCTACGTCCTTTACTCCTCCGTCCCATGCGCCTCCCGGGAACACACATATTTCACCTACAAGCGGCGAAGTACTGATATTCGATACACTGAAGCTAGAAGCAATCAATGTCATAGAAGCCCATCGATCTCCACTGGCATGCATAACGCTCAACAGTGATGGTACTCTGATAGCTACCGCTTCTGATAAAGGGACTATCATTCGGGTCTTCTCCGTACCTGACGGTCACAAGCTATACCAATTCAGGCGAGGCTCGATACCTTCCAGGATATACAGCATGTCGTTCAATACGACCTCCACCCTTCTTTGcgtctcatcctccaccgaAACCATACATCTGTTTAAGTTGAGTCAAGGCCAATCTTCGGAAAGTTCTCTGCCGTCCCCTTCAGCGCCCCAAAGAAGCATGAGTCAGAGCTCTCTGAGTAACTCTCcggatgaggatgaaacGAGTGGTGACAAAGACTCCTCCGAATTTCATTCCAGGAAACACAATGGCACTCTAATGGGCATGCTTCGGCGAACCTCACAAACCGTTGGAAGCTCGTTCGCCGCCAAGGTGGGCGGATATCTTCCAAAGGGTGTTAGTGAGATGTGGGAGCCAGCGCGAGACTTTGCTTGGATCAAACTTCCGAAGTCGAACCCCGGCCCGGGGGGCAACGGCAACACCGGACCCCTGCGAAGTGTTGTAGCAATGAGCAACAACACCCCCCAAGTGATGGTTGTGACCAGCGATGGCAATTTTTACGTTTTTAGCATCGATCTTTccaaaggaggggaaggaacCCTAACCAAACAATACTC AGTACTTGACGCAAATGATAGGTTAGGATACTCCGTGACGGATTATTGA